CCACCCAAAGGGCACTAATGGAAAAATAAAGCCATAACTCTTATTCATAATTTCTTTTCCCCGCTCATCCTGCCCTTCTTTACTCCAGTCGAACTTGAAAACAACAAAAATAGCTGCAAAAAAAATAACTACATAAACCAGCTTAAAAATTGACATAAGTTCTGTCATAGTTAATCATTCCTTTCTTAAATTTTATATTGAAAAACCTTATTTATGTCTACACCAAAAGCATGGGCAATCTCAAAAGCTAACACTAAAGACGGTGTGTATTTACCTTTTTCTAAAGAACTAATAGTCTGTCGACTCACTCCAACTTTTAGTGCTAAACACTGCTGCGTCATTTTTTTTTCCGCTCTAAAAACACTTATTCTATTATTCAGCTGTCCAGCTTTATTGCTCATAACATTACCTCCTTGTTTTTAACTCACCTTTATTGTAAAGTATTTTTTACAATATGTCAAGCAAACTTTACTTTTTGTCATTTTTTATGTACTAAAAGCCATTTGTAAAAAAAAGGACAAAAAAGCTCAGCGTAGAATATAGAATATATGCAATTTTCTGGTTAACTTTTAGAACCTTTATAGTTATTGAAATTATCAGTAAAGGGTGATGATGTGATAAAAAAAGATTGGTTAAAATTAGAAAAGGCCTATTTAGAAAAAACTGTTAAGATTATAAAAGATAGGTTGGAAAGAGAGCAGGATAGCATGGCTGGTAAAAAGAAAGACCTAGTGGCTACACGTGCAGATATGTATGAAAATACCGCCAAAACACCGAATGATATCGGAAGACTTACTGAAATGGTTCAGCATTTAACTCCTATGCAAATACAAACCTCTGATTATAAGCAAACTACAAAAAGGATAACTAAATATGAAAAACTGCTAAAGTCTCCATACTTTGCTAGAATAGATTTTATTGAGGAAGGATACGACAAGGAAAGCATATACATAGGAATTGGCAATTTGGAAGATAACAATGATATATATGTTTACGATTGGCGAGTGCCTATTTCAAGTATATTTTATCGATATGAACTTGGAGAAGCTTGTTACCAAGCTCCTTCTGGGATTATTAAAGGA
This genomic interval from Proteinivorax tanatarense contains the following:
- a CDS encoding helix-turn-helix transcriptional regulator, translating into MSNKAGQLNNRISVFRAEKKMTQQCLALKVGVSRQTISSLEKGKYTPSLVLAFEIAHAFGVDINKVFQYKI